A section of the Rossellomorea marisflavi genome encodes:
- the leuB gene encoding 3-isopropylmalate dehydrogenase: MKKKIAVLPGDGIGPEVMDGALKVLKAVGDWFNHEFEVEKGYIGGAAVDQFGSPLPAETIELCKKSDAILLGAVGGPQWENLPKEQRPEKGLLGIRKEFELFANLRPVKAFDSLISASPLKKEIVEDVDMIIVRELTGGLYFGQPSGRQGAEDEVAVDTLVYEKSEIERIVHKAFRLAQKRKKRLTSVDKANVLETSRMWREIVNEAAKEYPEVEVEHMLVDVAAMKLMYQPGQFDVMVTENMFGDILSDEASMITGSLGMLPSASLREDAFGLYEPVHGSAPDIAGKGKANPLAMILSVAMMLRHSFGMQEEAEMIEMAVQEVLNAGFRTGDLWSGGRGTAVGTEAMSDLVVERLEADHALSSILSAYL; encoded by the coding sequence ATGAAAAAGAAAATTGCTGTATTACCTGGAGATGGAATCGGGCCGGAAGTGATGGATGGGGCCCTGAAGGTTCTGAAGGCCGTGGGTGATTGGTTCAACCATGAGTTTGAAGTGGAAAAAGGATACATCGGTGGAGCGGCTGTCGATCAATTCGGAAGTCCGCTCCCGGCAGAAACGATCGAGCTTTGCAAGAAGAGTGATGCCATCCTTCTTGGTGCCGTCGGAGGACCGCAGTGGGAGAACCTTCCTAAAGAACAGAGGCCGGAAAAAGGTCTTCTTGGGATCCGGAAGGAATTCGAACTGTTTGCGAACCTTCGGCCGGTAAAGGCATTTGACAGCTTGATCTCAGCTTCCCCCCTGAAAAAGGAAATCGTTGAAGATGTCGATATGATCATCGTTCGGGAACTGACGGGAGGACTGTACTTCGGGCAGCCATCCGGAAGGCAGGGAGCAGAAGATGAAGTGGCCGTCGATACCCTGGTCTATGAAAAGTCAGAGATCGAACGGATCGTCCATAAAGCTTTCCGTCTTGCTCAAAAGAGGAAGAAGCGTCTCACATCCGTCGACAAGGCCAATGTATTGGAAACAAGCCGAATGTGGAGAGAAATCGTCAACGAAGCAGCAAAGGAATACCCGGAAGTGGAAGTGGAGCACATGCTTGTTGATGTAGCTGCAATGAAGCTCATGTATCAGCCGGGTCAATTCGATGTCATGGTAACGGAGAATATGTTCGGCGACATCCTCAGTGATGAAGCCTCCATGATCACCGGATCACTGGGCATGCTGCCATCAGCCAGCCTGCGGGAGGATGCATTCGGACTCTATGAACCGGTCCATGGATCGGCGCCGGATATCGCAGGGAAAGGAAAAGCCAATCCCCTCGCCATGATCCTGTCGGTGGCCATGATGCTGAGGCATTCATTCGGCATGCAGGAAGAGGCGGAAATGATCGAAATGGCCGTGCAGGAAGTGTTGAATGCAGGCTTCCGGACAGGTGACCTTTGGAGCGGTGGAAGGGGCACTGCAGTCGGGACTGAAGCCATGAGCGATCTCGTCGTAGAGAGACTGGAAGCAGACCATGCACTATCTTCAATTCTATCAGCTTACCTATAA
- the leuC gene encoding 3-isopropylmalate dehydratase large subunit has product MTGKNIIEKIWERHVVQREEGKPDLLYIDLHLVHEVTSPQAFEGLRMKGRQVRRPDLTYATMDHNVPTKERHIIRDEIARLQMDTLKKNCREFGVTLADIHHPDQGIVHVIGPELGLTQPGKTIVCGDSHTSTHGAFGALAFGIGTSEVEHVLATQTLWQSRPKTLQVNVSGKLGFGVTAKDVILNIISTHGVGFGTGHVIEFTGDVIRNLSMEERMTVCNMSIEAGAKAGLISPDETTIAYLEGRPNLPKNRSFQELKEDWLSLQSDADAEYDQRIEVKGEDIEPHVTWGTNPGMGAPITARIPDPQSYEDASDREGIERALHYMGLEPDQSIEDITVDYVFIGSCTNSRLSDLRAAAEVVQGHKVKEGVTALVVPGSFSVKQQAEEAGLHTIFQEAGFEWREAGCSMCLAMNDDIVPPGKRCASTSNRNFEGRQGNGSRTHLLSPSMAAAAAVTGKLTDVRKLERISVS; this is encoded by the coding sequence ATGACGGGCAAAAACATTATTGAAAAGATTTGGGAAAGGCATGTTGTACAAAGAGAAGAAGGAAAGCCGGACCTCCTATATATCGATCTGCATCTGGTGCATGAAGTCACCTCCCCCCAGGCATTCGAAGGTCTGCGCATGAAGGGACGGCAGGTACGTCGTCCGGATCTGACCTACGCGACGATGGATCATAACGTCCCGACAAAGGAGCGGCATATCATCCGTGATGAGATTGCACGACTCCAGATGGATACACTGAAGAAGAATTGCCGGGAATTCGGCGTTACGTTAGCCGATATCCATCACCCTGATCAAGGGATCGTCCACGTCATCGGTCCGGAGCTCGGACTCACACAGCCAGGGAAGACGATTGTCTGCGGGGATAGCCATACATCCACGCATGGGGCGTTCGGTGCCCTGGCGTTCGGGATCGGGACGAGTGAGGTGGAGCACGTATTGGCTACCCAGACCCTTTGGCAATCGAGGCCGAAGACCCTTCAGGTGAACGTATCCGGAAAGCTTGGATTTGGGGTGACGGCAAAAGATGTGATCCTGAACATCATTTCCACTCACGGTGTCGGATTCGGTACCGGACATGTTATCGAGTTCACGGGCGACGTCATCCGGAACCTTTCCATGGAAGAGCGGATGACCGTCTGTAACATGAGTATCGAAGCAGGTGCAAAAGCAGGTCTCATCAGCCCTGACGAGACGACGATTGCCTATCTTGAAGGGCGTCCGAACCTTCCGAAGAATCGCTCATTCCAGGAGTTGAAAGAGGATTGGTTGTCCCTGCAGAGTGACGCCGATGCTGAGTATGATCAACGGATCGAGGTGAAGGGAGAGGACATTGAGCCTCACGTCACCTGGGGGACGAACCCCGGGATGGGGGCACCCATCACGGCGAGGATCCCGGATCCACAGTCGTATGAAGACGCGTCGGATCGTGAAGGGATCGAGCGTGCCCTTCACTATATGGGCCTTGAGCCTGATCAGTCCATTGAAGACATCACCGTTGACTATGTATTCATTGGCTCCTGTACCAACTCGCGGTTGAGCGATTTACGAGCAGCCGCCGAAGTGGTGCAGGGTCATAAGGTGAAGGAAGGGGTAACGGCACTTGTCGTTCCAGGCTCGTTCAGCGTAAAGCAACAGGCTGAGGAAGCAGGTCTCCATACCATCTTCCAAGAAGCGGGCTTTGAATGGAGGGAGGCAGGATGCAGCATGTGCCTCGCCATGAATGATGATATCGTCCCGCCGGGTAAGCGATGTGCCTCTACATCCAACCGTAATTTCGAAGGCAGGCAGGGCAACGGGTCGCGCACCCACCTCCTCAGCCCTTCCATGGCAGCGGCCGCTGCCGTGACGGGTAAGCTGACGGATGTCCGGAAATTAGAAAGGATTTCAGTATCATAG
- the leuD gene encoding 3-isopropylmalate dehydratase small subunit — translation MAINHVKESVFPLHRDHVDTDQIIPKQFLKRIERQGFGQFLFYHWRFEDDGKTLREGFLLDTPAYKDAGILIGGKNFGCGSSREHAPWALQDFGFSVVIAKSFADIFHNNCLKNGILPIRLDDQIVDQLWANERKAEQYEIEISLEDQTIKDSEGLQVSFSIDPYWKNMLIKGLDEIGLTLEYGDSIDAYEKKYEVSSLGI, via the coding sequence ATGGCAATCAATCATGTAAAAGAGAGCGTATTCCCGTTGCACCGGGATCACGTCGATACAGATCAAATCATCCCCAAACAGTTCTTGAAGCGGATCGAACGCCAGGGCTTCGGTCAGTTCCTATTCTATCATTGGCGATTTGAAGACGATGGGAAGACACTTCGGGAAGGATTTCTCCTTGACACCCCGGCCTACAAAGATGCCGGGATATTGATCGGAGGGAAGAATTTTGGATGTGGTTCATCGAGGGAGCACGCCCCTTGGGCGCTTCAGGATTTCGGGTTCTCAGTGGTCATTGCGAAGAGTTTTGCAGATATCTTCCATAACAACTGCTTGAAAAACGGCATCCTCCCGATCCGACTTGACGATCAAATCGTTGATCAGCTTTGGGCGAATGAACGGAAGGCTGAGCAGTATGAAATCGAGATTTCACTTGAGGATCAAACGATTAAAGATTCCGAAGGCTTGCAGGTGTCCTTCTCCATCGATCCCTACTGGAAGAATATGCTCATCAAAGGGCTGGATGAAATCGGATTGACCCTTGAATACGGTGACAGTATCGATGCCTATGAAAAAAAATATGAGGTGAGTAGCTTGGGAATTTAA